From the genome of Bosea sp. Tri-49, one region includes:
- a CDS encoding calcium-binding protein, which produces MATKYGTEQADVLFSDEEFVDVSGLGGDDQIFGDAQANVLSGDAGADLLDGGAGDDTLIGGTGDDIYVIDSAADAVVEAAAEGVDEVRTNLAAYTLAANIENLTYTGASAFTGVGNSANNVIIGGSGDDILIGGEGADTLDGGDGTDTASYAASAAAVTVNLATGINTGGDAEGDTLISIENLTGSAFADSLTGDAGANVLAGGAGADLLDGGAGDDTLVGGTGDDIYVVDSASDAVVEAADEGADEVRTSLSAYTLGANVENLTYTGTAAFTGVGNSANNVIIGGSGNDTLIGGAGADTLDGAGGSDTASYAASAAAVTVNLATGINTGGDAEGDTLISIENATGSAFDDSLTGDAGANVLAGGAGNDTLDGGARADTLIGGTGNDLYIVDDASDVVTELANEGTDEVRTNLAAYTLATNVENLTYTGTGNFMGTGNAGANTIIGGSGNDTLTGGAGADTLDGGSGSDTASYATSSQAVTVNLATGVNTGGHAAGDTLISIENVTGSNFADTLTGDGAANVLSGGGGNDVLIGGAGADTLDGGGNTDTASYAASAAGVSVDLATNLNTGGDAQGDTLTAIENVVGSAFDDTLRGNGSANVLTGGAGNDTLDGGAGADTLVGGAGDDLYFVDHASDIVTELASEGTDEVRANVAAYALSANVENLVYTGTGNFTGTGNALDNTIIGGAGNDTLTGGAGADTLDGAGGNDTASYTTSAAAVTVNLATGVNTGGDAQGDTLISIENLTGSNFADTLTGDGQNNILNGGAGDDSLTGGEGDDVYVVDSGADTIIEAAGEGVDEVRTSLGAYTLAAALENLTYTGTGAFTGTGNSAANVITGGTGNDRLIGLGGADTLNGGSGSDTADYSASGAAVTVNLATGSGSGGDAAGDTLVSIENLIGTAFVDSLIGNGADNVLAGGAGADVIDGAGGSDTASYATSAAAVTVNLLTGVHTGGDAQGDTLTSIENLIGSDLADNLRGDGNANTIEGRAGADAIDGGNGNDTASYASSNAGVNVNLGVTTQSGGHAQGDTLTSIENLIGSAFADNLTGSASDNLITGGAGDDNLRGMEGVDTLNGGSGNDTLDGGLGADILNGGDGIDAARYLNAASAVVVNLRTGVHGGEAQGDVYNSIEIIEGSLYNDTLIGDAGDNIIKGYGGSDVIEGGAGADTLDGWVDNPGQFDTVSYAGSSAAVSMNFVTGVHTGGDAAGDVLTEFEIIVGSAFGDTFVANASTEITSYRGGAGNDLYIFNDLNGSVTELGGEGTDEVRTSLASYTLAANVEVLTYTGSGNFNGTGSASDNLITGGAGDDNLRGMEGVDTLNGGSGNDTLDGGLGADILNGGDGIDAARYLNAASAVVVNLRTGVHGGEAQGDVYNSIEIIEGSLYNDTLTGDAGDNIIKGYGGSDVIEGGAGADTLDGWVDNPGQFDTVSYAGSSAAVSMNFVTGVHTGGDAAGDVLTEFEIIVGSAFGDTFVANASTEITSYRGGAGNDLYIFNDLNGSVTELGGEGTDEVRTSLASYTLAANVEVLTYTGSGNFNGTGSASDNLITGGAGDDNLRGMEGVDTLNGGSGNDTLDGGLGADILNGGDGIDAARYLNAASAVVVNLRTGVHGGEAQGDVYNSIEIIEGSLYNDTLIGDAGDNIIKGYGGSDVIEGGAGADTLDGWVDNPGQFDTVSYAGSSAAVSMNFVTGVHTGGDAAGDVLTEFEIIVGSAFGDTFVANASTEITSYRGGAGNDLYIFNDLNGSVTELGGEGTDEVRTSLASYTLAANVEVLTYTGSGNFNGTGSASDNLITGGNGNDGLSGLAGADILVGGAGNDTLLGGTESDVFVFASGFGKDTITDFVAGSGTADLIQIDDAVFADLSAVLAAATQVGTDTVITYDANNSITLKNVTKTNLHADDFQFV; this is translated from the coding sequence ATGGCTACGAAATACGGAACCGAGCAGGCGGATGTTCTCTTTTCCGATGAAGAGTTCGTCGATGTTTCGGGGCTGGGTGGCGATGACCAGATCTTTGGCGATGCGCAGGCCAACGTTCTATCAGGTGATGCCGGGGCTGATTTGCTGGATGGCGGTGCTGGCGACGACACACTGATCGGCGGCACGGGCGATGATATCTATGTGATCGACAGTGCGGCCGATGCCGTCGTCGAAGCGGCAGCTGAGGGTGTCGACGAGGTCCGCACGAACCTTGCCGCTTATACGCTGGCTGCCAATATCGAGAACCTGACCTACACTGGCGCCAGCGCCTTCACCGGGGTCGGCAACAGTGCCAACAACGTCATCATCGGGGGCAGCGGCGACGACATCCTGATTGGTGGGGAAGGCGCTGACACGCTCGACGGCGGCGACGGGACTGACACCGCGAGCTATGCAGCCAGCGCGGCGGCTGTCACGGTCAATCTGGCGACGGGCATCAACACTGGCGGTGATGCCGAGGGCGACACGCTGATCAGCATCGAGAACCTTACGGGTTCGGCCTTCGCTGATAGCCTGACCGGTGATGCCGGCGCGAACGTGCTGGCCGGCGGCGCAGGCGCTGATTTGCTGGATGGCGGTGCTGGCGACGACACACTGGTCGGCGGCACGGGCGATGATATCTATGTGGTCGACAGCGCCTCGGATGCCGTTGTCGAAGCAGCGGATGAAGGCGCGGACGAGGTCCGCACCAGCCTGAGCGCCTACACCCTCGGCGCAAACGTCGAGAACCTCACTTATACCGGGACAGCCGCCTTCACCGGGGTCGGCAACAGTGCCAACAACGTCATCATCGGGGGCAGTGGTAACGATACCCTGATCGGCGGTGCCGGGGCCGACACGCTCGACGGCGCTGGCGGCAGCGATACCGCGAGCTATGCAGCCAGCGCGGCGGCCGTCACGGTCAATCTGGCGACGGGCATCAACACCGGCGGTGACGCCGAGGGCGACACGCTGATCAGCATCGAGAACGCTACCGGTTCGGCCTTCGACGACAGCCTGACCGGTGATGCCGGCGCGAACGTGCTGGCCGGCGGCGCCGGCAACGATACGCTCGATGGCGGCGCCAGGGCCGATACGTTGATCGGCGGCACCGGCAATGACCTCTATATCGTCGATGACGCCTCTGACGTTGTGACGGAGCTCGCGAACGAAGGCACGGATGAGGTCCGCACCAATCTGGCGGCCTACACCCTGGCGACCAATGTCGAGAATCTGACCTATACCGGCACAGGCAACTTCATGGGTACCGGCAATGCCGGTGCCAACACGATCATCGGCGGCTCGGGCAACGACACGCTCACTGGTGGCGCCGGCGCTGACACGCTCGACGGCGGTTCCGGTTCCGACACGGCGAGCTATGCGACCAGCTCCCAGGCCGTGACCGTCAACCTGGCGACCGGCGTCAACACCGGCGGTCACGCTGCTGGCGACACACTGATCAGCATCGAGAACGTCACCGGCTCGAACTTCGCCGACACGCTCACCGGTGATGGCGCCGCCAATGTGCTGAGCGGCGGCGGCGGCAATGACGTGCTGATCGGTGGTGCCGGCGCCGATACGCTCGATGGCGGTGGCAACACTGATACGGCAAGCTATGCCGCCAGCGCCGCTGGCGTCTCGGTCGACCTTGCGACCAATCTCAATACCGGCGGCGATGCCCAGGGCGATACGTTGACCGCGATCGAGAACGTCGTCGGCAGTGCCTTTGACGATACGCTGCGCGGCAATGGCTCGGCGAACGTGCTGACCGGAGGCGCCGGCAACGATACGCTCGACGGCGGAGCCGGAGCCGACACGCTTGTCGGCGGCGCCGGCGACGATCTCTACTTCGTCGACCATGCCTCGGACATCGTGACCGAGCTGGCTAGCGAAGGCACCGACGAGGTCCGCGCGAATGTGGCCGCCTATGCCCTGTCGGCCAATGTCGAGAACCTCGTCTATACCGGCACCGGCAACTTCACCGGCACCGGCAACGCGCTCGACAACACCATCATCGGCGGAGCCGGGAACGACACGCTGACTGGTGGCGCCGGCGCTGACACACTCGATGGCGCCGGCGGCAACGACACGGCGAGCTATACGACGAGCGCGGCGGCCGTCACGGTCAATCTCGCGACCGGCGTCAACACCGGTGGCGATGCCCAGGGCGATACGCTGATCAGCATCGAGAACCTCACCGGTTCGAACTTTGCGGACACGCTCACAGGTGATGGCCAGAACAACATCCTGAATGGCGGCGCTGGCGACGACAGCCTGACCGGCGGTGAAGGCGACGACGTCTATGTCGTCGACAGCGGTGCCGACACCATCATCGAAGCGGCGGGCGAGGGCGTCGACGAGGTCCGTACCAGCCTTGGAGCTTATACGCTCGCGGCAGCGCTCGAAAACCTGACCTACACAGGCACCGGCGCCTTCACCGGCACCGGTAACAGCGCCGCCAACGTCATCACCGGCGGCACCGGCAATGACAGGCTGATCGGCCTCGGCGGCGCCGACACGCTGAACGGCGGCTCCGGCTCGGATACGGCCGACTACTCGGCCTCGGGCGCTGCGGTGACGGTCAACCTCGCCACCGGCAGCGGCTCGGGCGGCGATGCCGCCGGCGACACGCTGGTCAGCATCGAGAACCTGATCGGCACGGCCTTCGTCGACAGCCTGATCGGCAACGGCGCGGACAACGTCCTGGCAGGCGGAGCCGGAGCCGACGTGATCGACGGTGCCGGCGGCTCGGACACGGCGAGCTATGCGACGAGCGCGGCGGCTGTGACGGTCAACCTGCTCACCGGCGTTCATACCGGCGGCGATGCCCAGGGCGATACGCTGACCTCGATCGAGAACCTGATCGGCTCGGACCTCGCCGACAATCTGCGCGGCGACGGCAACGCCAACACCATCGAAGGCCGGGCCGGCGCTGACGCGATCGACGGCGGCAACGGCAACGACACCGCAAGCTACGCCTCCAGCAATGCCGGGGTGAACGTCAATCTGGGCGTGACCACACAGTCTGGGGGGCACGCCCAAGGCGATACCCTGACCTCGATCGAGAATCTGATCGGGTCAGCCTTCGCTGATAACCTTACCGGCAGCGCGAGCGACAACCTGATCACCGGCGGGGCGGGCGACGACAACCTGCGCGGCATGGAGGGCGTCGACACGCTCAATGGCGGTAGCGGCAACGACACCCTGGATGGGGGCCTTGGCGCCGACATCCTCAATGGCGGCGACGGCATCGACGCGGCAAGATACCTCAACGCCGCGAGCGCGGTAGTGGTGAACCTGAGGACCGGCGTCCATGGCGGCGAGGCGCAGGGTGACGTCTACAACAGCATCGAGATCATCGAGGGCTCGCTGTACAACGATACGCTAATTGGCGATGCCGGCGACAACATCATCAAGGGCTATGGCGGCAGCGACGTCATCGAGGGCGGCGCCGGCGCCGACACCCTCGACGGCTGGGTCGACAATCCGGGCCAGTTCGACACGGTGAGCTATGCCGGGAGCAGCGCCGCGGTCTCGATGAACTTCGTGACGGGGGTGCATACAGGCGGGGACGCGGCCGGCGACGTGCTGACCGAGTTCGAGATCATCGTCGGCTCGGCGTTCGGCGACACCTTCGTGGCCAATGCCAGCACCGAGATCACCTCCTATCGCGGCGGAGCCGGCAACGACCTCTACATCTTCAACGACCTGAACGGCAGCGTGACCGAGCTTGGCGGAGAGGGCACCGACGAGGTCCGCACCAGCCTCGCGAGCTACACCCTCGCCGCCAATGTCGAGGTCCTGACCTACACCGGCTCAGGCAACTTCAACGGCACCGGCAGCGCGAGCGACAACCTGATCACCGGCGGGGCGGGCGACGACAACCTGCGCGGCATGGAGGGCGTCGACACGCTCAATGGCGGTAGCGGCAACGACACCCTGGATGGGGGCCTTGGCGCCGACATCCTCAATGGCGGCGACGGCATCGACGCGGCAAGATACCTCAACGCCGCGAGCGCGGTAGTGGTGAACCTGAGGACCGGCGTCCATGGCGGCGAGGCGCAGGGTGACGTCTACAACAGCATCGAGATCATCGAGGGCTCGCTGTACAACGATACGCTGACTGGCGATGCCGGCGACAACATCATCAAGGGCTATGGCGGCAGCGACGTCATCGAGGGCGGCGCCGGCGCCGACACCCTCGACGGCTGGGTCGACAATCCGGGCCAGTTCGACACGGTGAGCTATGCCGGGAGCAGCGCCGCGGTCTCGATGAACTTCGTGACGGGGGTGCATACAGGCGGGGACGCGGCCGGCGACGTGCTGACCGAGTTCGAGATCATCGTCGGCTCGGCGTTCGGCGACACCTTCGTGGCCAATGCCAGCACCGAGATCACCTCCTATCGCGGCGGAGCCGGCAACGACCTCTACATCTTCAACGACCTGAACGGCAGCGTGACCGAGCTTGGCGGAGAGGGCACCGACGAGGTCCGCACCAGCCTCGCGAGCTACACCCTCGCCGCCAATGTCGAGGTCCTGACCTACACCGGCTCAGGCAACTTCAACGGCACCGGCAGCGCGAGCGACAACCTGATCACCGGCGGGGCGGGCGACGACAACCTGCGCGGCATGGAGGGCGTCGACACGCTCAATGGCGGTAGCGGCAACGACACCCTGGATGGGGGCCTTGGCGCCGACATCCTCAATGGCGGCGACGGCATCGACGCGGCAAGATACCTCAACGCCGCGAGCGCGGTAGTGGTGAACCTGAGGACCGGCGTCCATGGCGGCGAGGCGCAGGGTGACGTCTACAACAGCATCGAGATCATCGAGGGCTCGCTGTACAACGATACGCTAATTGGCGATGCCGGCGACAACATCATCAAGGGCTATGGCGGCAGCGACGTCATCGAGGGCGGCGCCGGCGCCGACACCCTCGACGGCTGGGTCGACAATCCGGGCCAGTTCGACACGGTGAGCTATGCCGGGAGCAGCGCCGCGGTCTCGATGAACTTCGTGACGGGGGTGCATACAGGCGGGGACGCGGCCGGCGACGTGCTGACCGAGTTCGAGATCATCGTCGGCTCGGCGTTCGGCGACACCTTCGTGGCCAATGCCAGCACCGAGATCACCTCCTATCGCGGCGGAGCCGGCAACGACCTCTACATCTTCAACGACCTGAACGGCAGCGTGACCGAGCTTGGCGGAGAGGGCACCGACGAGGTCCGCACCAGCCTCGCGAGCTACACCCTCGCCGCCAATGTCGAGGTCCTGACCTACACCGGCTCAGGCAACTTCAACGGCACCGGCAGCGCGAGCGACAACCTGATCACCGGCGGCAACGGAAACGACGGCTTAAGCGGGTTGGCAGGCGCCGATATCCTCGTTGGCGGCGCTGGTAACGACACCTTGCTCGGCGGCACCGAAAGCGACGTGTTCGTCTTCGCATCTGGCTTCGGCAAGGACACTATCACAGATTTCGTGGCCGGGTCCGGCACGGCCGATCTTATCCAGATCGACGATGCAGTGTTTGCGGATCTCAGTGCGGTGCTGGCGGCGGCGACCCAAGTCGGCACGGATACGGTCATCACCTACGACGCCAACAACTCGATCACGCTGAAGAACGTCACCAAGACCAACCTCCATGCCGACGATTTCCAGTTCGTCTGA